Proteins found in one Triticum aestivum cultivar Chinese Spring chromosome 4D, IWGSC CS RefSeq v2.1, whole genome shotgun sequence genomic segment:
- the LOC123096578 gene encoding phytosulfokines 4 yields the protein MAPSPRPYTSLLLPSLLLLLLVSSSAARVARNQAAQDDHGEVDADGEVAASFFRAEAGDEGCGGGAKGGDGDDDECLMRRTLVAHTDYIYTQGGNHN from the exons ATGGCGCCATCACCTCGGCCGTACACCTCTCTGCTGTTGCCAtctctcctcctgctcctcctcgtctCCTCCAGCGCAGCGAGAGTCGCAAGAAACCAGGCTGCCCAGGACGACCACGGAGAG GTGGAcgccgacggcgaggtggcggcgagcTTCTTCAGAGCGGAGGCGGGGgatgaaggttgcggcggtggcgcCAAAGGGGGAGATGGAGACGATGATGAGTGCTTGATGAGGAGGACGCTGGTGGCGCACACCGACTACATCTACACCCAGGGAGGAAACcacaactag